Part of the Lysobacter enzymogenes genome is shown below.
GGCCGCCGGCCAGCGGCGACCACAGCATCGGCCGCATCCGCAGCGCCTGGCATTGCTCCAGGGTGCCGTCGTCCAGCGGCGGCAGGTGCAGCGGCGAGAGTTCGACCTGATGGGTCGCCAGCGGATGCCGCGCCTGCAGCAGCGCCAGCTGCGCCGGGGTGTGGTTGGACACGCCCGCGTGCAGCAGCTTGCCGGCGGCCTTGAGCTCGGCGAAGGTCGCGGCGAGTTCGTCGGCGTCCATCAGCAAGTCGGGGCGGTGGATCAGCAGCACATCGAGATAATCGGTGCGCAGCGCGCGCAGGGAGTTGTCGACGCTGGCGAGCACGTGCGCGCGCGAGGTGTCGTAGGACTTGATCGCATGCGCGGGCCGTTGCGCCGAGGTCAGCTTGATCCCGCACTTGCTGATGAGGCGGATGCGCTGGCGCAGCGCCGGCTGCAAGGCCAGGGCTTCGCCGAACAGACCTTCGACCGAATAGTCGCCGTAGATGTCGGCGTGATCGAAGCTGTCGATGCCCAGGTCCAGCGCCTGGCCGATCCAGCGCAGGCGCTGGCCGGGATCGAGGTTCCATTCGGCCATGCGCCAGCAACCGGCGACGATGGGGGACAGGTTCAGCGGTTCGGCAGCGCTCATGCGGGGCGAGGACGGCGAGGAGGACCGCCAGTCTAGCCGCGCCGCGGCGGCGATGGGTTCGCCGCAGCCGCGACGGCGGCCGCAAACCACGACGGTCCTGCCGTGGGTCAAGCGCTGTCGGTCAACTCGTCGATGCGCGCGTACAAGGCGTCGAAATGCGCCTCCAGCAGCGGATGCGCGCCGCGCACGCCGGCGATCACCTGCGCGGTCCAGTCGAAATAATCGCGCTTGCGCTGGCGCGGCCACGCCGGCGGCGCGTCGAGCAGGTCGCTCAGATTGCAGATCTTGTCGGCCAGCTTGACCAGCTTGGCTTCGGCCGAGATGTGCGGCGCACGCTCGATCTGCAGGCGCTTGCGCTCGGCCTTGGGCAGGGCCTTGTCGTCGGTGACCTCGCGCACCACCGCGGCGATGCGCGCGCCGAACGCCAGTTCGATCTCCTCGAACGTGGTCGCGGTGTCCTCGACGGTGTCGTGCAGCAAGGCCGCGCACAGCACCACCGGGTCGGCGATGCCGCCGAGGTTGGCCAGGGTGTCGGCCAGCGCCAGCGGGTGGTTGATGTAGGGGCTGCGCTCGGCGTCGAGCCGGCGCTGGCGGCGGTGACGTTGCGCGGCGAAGGCCGCGGCGCGAAGGACGAGTCCGTGTTCGGTGTGCA
Proteins encoded:
- a CDS encoding aldo/keto reductase, which gives rise to MSAAEPLNLSPIVAGCWRMAEWNLDPGQRLRWIGQALDLGIDSFDHADIYGDYSVEGLFGEALALQPALRQRIRLISKCGIKLTSAQRPAHAIKSYDTSRAHVLASVDNSLRALRTDYLDVLLIHRPDLLMDADELAATFAELKAAGKLLHAGVSNHTPAQLALLQARHPLATHQVELSPLHLPPLDDGTLEQCQALRMRPMLWSPLAGGRLFGGGDERAQRVRAVLEDLGRRHGGASVATMAYAWLLRHPSQPWPITGSGREQGLRDAVDALAIRLSAQDWYEVWQASAGREIA
- a CDS encoding HD domain-containing protein; translation: MHTEHGLVLRAAAFAAQRHRRQRRLDAERSPYINHPLALADTLANLGGIADPVVLCAALLHDTVEDTATTFEEIELAFGARIAAVVREVTDDKALPKAERKRLQIERAPHISAEAKLVKLADKICNLSDLLDAPPAWPRQRKRDYFDWTAQVIAGVRGAHPLLEAHFDALYARIDELTDSA